A window from Spiroplasma endosymbiont of Aspidapion aeneum encodes these proteins:
- a CDS encoding glucose-6-phosphate isomerase, producing the protein MIKTKLNFTNIEKEVELFDKTRLEKIKEMILKKTGQGNDFLGWVNWPSSFNNEEYKAMKISAENLRAEINYLLVIGIGGSYLGTRAADDMIKGLYSKDKVKLIYVGNTMSSTYISQLVEFLGDKEFGIVNISKSGTTTEPGMSFRVFEKLLVDKKGEDVAKKRIIAVTDAHKGALKKLADSKGYQTFTIPDDIGGRFSVFTPVGVYPLLVSGINIDNVFKGAKKAEKELLKNINNDAVKYAVSRYILHTDKNYKAEALVSYELQMQYFAEWWKQLFGESEGKDGKGLFPTSMIFSTDLHSLGQFIQEGTKGIIFETIIDVKTPQKDINVPSNKEDLDGLNYLTNKSFHEINSIALKGVIDAHVNSGSVPNIILEFDKMDDEMFGYAVYFFEIVVTYSGYLLDVNPFNQPGVEIYKNNMFKLLKKPGY; encoded by the coding sequence ATGATAAAAACAAAATTAAATTTTACCAATATTGAAAAAGAGGTTGAGTTATTCGATAAAACCAGACTTGAAAAAATTAAGGAAATGATTCTTAAAAAGACGGGACAAGGAAATGATTTTCTTGGATGAGTGAATTGGCCATCATCATTTAATAATGAAGAGTATAAAGCAATGAAAATTTCAGCTGAAAATTTAAGAGCAGAGATAAACTATTTGCTCGTAATTGGTATTGGTGGGAGCTATTTAGGAACTAGAGCTGCTGATGATATGATCAAAGGACTATATTCTAAAGATAAAGTTAAATTAATATATGTGGGAAATACTATGTCCTCAACCTACATTTCTCAATTAGTTGAATTCTTGGGTGATAAGGAATTTGGAATAGTAAATATATCTAAATCAGGAACAACAACAGAACCCGGTATGTCATTTAGAGTTTTTGAAAAATTGTTAGTTGATAAAAAAGGCGAAGATGTAGCAAAAAAAAGAATAATTGCTGTGACAGATGCTCATAAGGGAGCATTAAAAAAATTAGCAGATAGTAAAGGTTATCAAACTTTTACAATTCCAGATGATATAGGTGGTCGTTTTTCAGTATTTACACCTGTCGGTGTATACCCGTTATTGGTTTCTGGAATTAATATTGATAATGTTTTTAAGGGTGCAAAAAAAGCAGAAAAAGAACTTTTAAAAAATATTAATAATGATGCTGTTAAATATGCTGTAAGTAGATATATTCTACATACAGATAAAAATTATAAAGCAGAAGCATTAGTTTCATATGAACTTCAAATGCAATATTTTGCTGAGTGATGAAAACAATTATTCGGAGAATCAGAAGGAAAAGATGGAAAAGGTCTTTTCCCAACAAGCATGATTTTTTCAACCGACCTTCATTCATTGGGGCAATTTATCCAAGAGGGTACTAAAGGCATAATTTTTGAAACAATCATTGATGTTAAAACTCCTCAAAAAGATATCAATGTGCCAAGTAATAAAGAAGATCTTGATGGTCTTAATTATTTAACAAATAAGTCTTTCCACGAAATAAATTCTATTGCCCTAAAAGGGGTAATCGATGCCCACGTAAATAGTGGTTCAGTACCAAATATTATATTAGAATTTGATAAAATGGATGATGAGATGTTTGGATACGCAGTCTATTTCTTTGAAATTGTTGTAACATATAGTGGATATTTATTGGATGTTAACCCATTTAATCAGCCAGGCGTTGAAATTTATAAAAATAATATGTTTAAACTTTTAAAAAAACCAGGATACTAA
- a CDS encoding dUTP diphosphatase, which yields MIDFKTLEKIRCKQKELDAFLLKGQDTNSVELKEKRVLAFIVELCEFLNEEKSFKYWKKDKTIAREKLVEEYIDGIHFLMSLINEQNLDFNNYKIKDNKHEKFHIISLSIVENAARYSHTRKIEDLWKFVDLYLSLTSHIDLEEDELFDIYDKKNKINIDRSNNGY from the coding sequence ATGATAGATTTTAAAACCTTAGAAAAAATTAGATGCAAGCAAAAAGAATTGGATGCTTTTTTGTTAAAGGGGCAAGATACAAATTCTGTTGAACTAAAAGAAAAAAGAGTTTTGGCTTTTATTGTTGAATTGTGTGAGTTTTTAAATGAAGAAAAATCCTTTAAATATTGAAAAAAAGACAAAACAATTGCACGAGAAAAATTGGTTGAAGAGTACATTGATGGAATTCATTTTTTAATGAGTTTGATTAATGAACAAAATCTTGACTTTAATAATTATAAAATCAAGGATAACAAACATGAAAAATTTCATATAATATCTTTATCAATAGTTGAAAATGCTGCGAGATATTCACACACTAGAAAAATAGAAGATCTATGAAAATTTGTTGATTTATATTTAAGCTTGACATCTCATATTGATTTGGAAGAAGATGAACTTTTTGATATTTATGATAAAAAAAATAAAATTAATATTGACCGCTCTAATAATGGGTACTAA
- a CDS encoding S1 RNA-binding domain-containing protein — protein MYKVNDIIQVEVKWVVEYGAFCSIIEPIYDDQKWAGLIHISEISDYYVSNIDDFFKVGDKFACKVTDIVEEKKHLKLSFKAIRPELLKNSE, from the coding sequence ATGTATAAAGTAAATGATATAATACAAGTTGAAGTCAAATGAGTTGTTGAATATGGTGCATTTTGTTCTATAATTGAACCAATTTATGATGACCAAAAATGAGCTGGACTAATTCATATAAGTGAAATATCTGATTATTATGTTTCAAATATAGATGATTTTTTTAAAGTCGGAGACAAGTTTGCTTGCAAAGTAACCGATATTGTTGAAGAAAAAAAACACTTGAAACTTAGTTTTAAAGCAATAAGACCGGAATTATTAAAAAACAGTGAATAA